A section of the Acidobacterium capsulatum ATCC 51196 genome encodes:
- a CDS encoding carboxypeptidase regulatory-like domain-containing protein encodes MKLARWAFRALTLSLILCAAIFSPTLHAQQTLGSINGTVTDSTGAAIPQAKVTVVNNQTSLTRSTVSGNDGFFQILNLPIGTYKVTVDHDGFQSARFPSITVNTALTTTVPASLKIGSTAQTVEVNANPLLNATDTTNGYTLNKAQINATPLATGSFTQLAILAPGTSADFISGIGTDQGLGNQNIWANGQRATDNTYTVNGVNITNLFNGLTASQEASQRANFNIGEGSSIGGVSNNTTSVYGSNGNGLASPPPEFMDEVQVTTSMYGADQGGTSGAHVEVSTSTGSNRYHGQLYGHYGTNGLNAAPYFYKQDIGLGFLSPAYQNPSLHKWIAGGTVGGPIIKNKLFFFLGYQHLYTSDQFGALSSIQVPYGLTDDRSATGIENALCSYFAATKDGKKKSIDPNNADCSSNGAQGIPQSSWNQSAIALLQAKLPNGQYLIPSAQGSGVGGAAQENLLAGNPDVSEVGTSLFKGDQATASLDYNATNNDHMSAKYYYQHTPAVSPFGGSAVFGFPKNEDSGAQVASLNNSITIGSRINWEQRFGFSRAKVYSNFGSDLNASDVGISVPGGNFFPGLSLGKFAQNNSNGNSLSVGPASDFVDSGYFQNRFSPSTNAIFTLGKHTVSVGLNYDYTQLNIRNDRAGHAQLSTSNFASFLQGSVHSGTVLEGLTNRHYRSRDAGAFVQDKWQVRSNVSITAGLRYDYDGPLTEANGLMFNFDPSRYQSSPAAITNSGFIVAGNNKQYGTPGVSDSTLKGRQWGIAPRIGIAWSPKRFHNKVVWRAGYGLYYDRGEYFQYLSPPAGSGIGGPFGVTQEAPFAAYTNVNGNLSAPFSGGLTQPTTPAAIASTLPTLDYQEQQCTGSNIYSGNTLSGYACDAIPAIIGNYNINNVLPYTENWTLDFQWQPTNTTSVDIAYVGNRGKHEVVPIPFNEPGIATPNNPINGQDYSYGVETMSTQTNPADPNGAPYFNKYEPYDTFSGGNVDLRVPYVGYDPNSASFESRAISSYDALQAHIEERMSHGFQAGLSYTWSHTLDEQSDVGLFFTGDNPKDLRSSYADADFDRTNVITFNYVYQVPDLVKSMRNPLHFITNGWSLQGIVIAQSGQPFSVYDFSGAVGNEYFGGNIYLMNPVLPLKPGIRPRQAETGYNGAQAQVDSSKASLNASDFEIPLITPGEQGTPPCDTTTAGGNAGPGGGPLCDVFETGFVPGQRNIFRQSSQRRADLTIQKEFKFRERYNLQYQFQIFNLTNTPSFDIPQNNITLASTYLELLGPGDSNYANGTQVQPYQSNTVVTPGSPTGNATCQGSSQNCAYELYTAPGPGVSNLGYVTSTIGSNRVIEMALHLTF; translated from the coding sequence ATGAAGCTAGCCAGATGGGCGTTCCGCGCCCTCACTCTGTCGCTGATTCTGTGCGCAGCCATCTTTTCCCCCACTCTGCACGCACAACAGACCCTCGGTTCCATCAACGGAACCGTGACGGACTCCACCGGCGCCGCCATCCCCCAGGCAAAGGTCACCGTAGTGAATAACCAGACCAGCCTGACCCGCTCTACAGTGTCTGGCAATGATGGATTCTTCCAGATCCTCAATCTGCCCATCGGCACTTACAAGGTGACGGTCGATCACGACGGATTTCAGAGTGCCAGATTTCCCAGCATCACGGTGAATACTGCCCTCACCACTACCGTGCCGGCATCGTTGAAGATTGGCAGCACGGCTCAGACCGTCGAGGTCAACGCCAATCCGTTGCTTAATGCCACAGACACGACCAACGGTTACACGCTCAACAAGGCTCAGATCAACGCCACCCCGCTCGCCACCGGCAGCTTTACGCAGCTTGCCATCCTCGCGCCCGGCACCAGCGCGGACTTCATCTCCGGCATCGGCACCGATCAGGGTCTCGGCAACCAGAACATCTGGGCCAACGGCCAGCGCGCCACTGACAACACTTACACCGTCAACGGCGTCAATATCACCAACCTCTTCAACGGGCTCACCGCCAGCCAGGAAGCCTCGCAACGCGCCAACTTTAACATCGGCGAAGGCAGCTCCATCGGCGGCGTCAGCAACAATACGACATCGGTCTACGGCTCTAACGGCAACGGCCTCGCCTCACCGCCCCCTGAGTTCATGGACGAAGTGCAGGTCACTACATCGATGTACGGCGCCGACCAGGGCGGCACCTCCGGCGCGCACGTTGAAGTTAGCACCAGCACCGGCAGCAACCGCTACCACGGCCAGCTCTATGGCCATTACGGCACCAACGGGCTGAACGCCGCCCCGTATTTCTACAAGCAGGATATTGGCCTCGGCTTTCTCAGCCCTGCCTACCAGAATCCCTCCTTGCATAAGTGGATTGCGGGCGGAACCGTCGGCGGCCCAATCATCAAGAACAAGCTCTTCTTCTTCCTCGGCTATCAACACCTCTATACGTCCGACCAGTTCGGAGCGCTCTCAAGCATTCAGGTTCCGTATGGCCTGACCGATGATCGCAGTGCTACCGGTATCGAAAATGCCCTTTGCAGCTATTTCGCCGCCACCAAGGACGGCAAGAAGAAGTCCATCGATCCGAACAACGCAGATTGCAGCAGCAACGGCGCTCAGGGCATTCCGCAGAGTTCGTGGAATCAGTCTGCCATCGCCCTTTTGCAGGCCAAGCTCCCCAACGGCCAATACCTGATTCCTTCCGCGCAGGGCAGTGGTGTCGGTGGGGCCGCTCAGGAGAACCTGCTGGCGGGCAATCCCGACGTCTCCGAGGTAGGAACGTCGCTTTTCAAGGGCGATCAGGCCACCGCTTCGCTCGACTACAACGCCACGAACAACGACCACATGTCGGCCAAGTACTATTACCAGCACACCCCGGCCGTCAGTCCTTTCGGCGGAAGCGCAGTTTTCGGCTTCCCTAAGAATGAGGATTCGGGCGCCCAGGTGGCCTCGCTGAACAACTCCATTACGATTGGTTCGCGCATTAACTGGGAGCAGCGTTTCGGTTTCTCTCGCGCCAAGGTGTACAGCAACTTTGGTTCAGATCTCAATGCTTCTGACGTTGGCATCTCGGTTCCCGGTGGTAATTTTTTCCCAGGCCTTTCGCTTGGTAAATTCGCCCAGAACAATTCCAACGGCAACAGCCTCAGCGTGGGCCCGGCCTCTGACTTTGTAGACAGCGGCTACTTCCAGAACCGATTCTCGCCCTCGACCAACGCGATCTTCACGCTTGGGAAGCATACCGTCAGCGTGGGCTTGAATTACGATTACACGCAGCTCAATATTCGCAATGACCGCGCCGGACACGCGCAGTTGTCCACCTCCAACTTCGCTTCGTTTTTGCAGGGCAGTGTCCATAGCGGCACGGTGCTGGAAGGGCTCACCAATCGTCACTACCGCTCCAGGGACGCAGGTGCTTTTGTCCAGGACAAGTGGCAGGTGCGTTCGAATGTCAGCATTACGGCTGGACTTCGATATGACTATGATGGCCCTCTGACTGAAGCCAACGGTCTGATGTTCAACTTCGACCCCAGCCGGTACCAGTCCAGCCCTGCGGCCATCACCAACTCAGGCTTCATCGTGGCCGGCAACAACAAGCAGTACGGAACTCCCGGCGTCAGCGACTCTACCCTCAAGGGCCGGCAGTGGGGTATCGCACCTCGTATCGGCATCGCCTGGTCGCCGAAGCGCTTCCATAATAAGGTGGTCTGGCGCGCTGGTTATGGTCTTTATTACGACCGTGGCGAATACTTCCAGTACCTCTCGCCGCCGGCGGGTTCCGGCATCGGCGGCCCCTTCGGCGTGACGCAGGAAGCTCCCTTCGCTGCCTACACCAATGTCAACGGCAACTTGAGCGCCCCCTTCAGTGGTGGACTCACGCAGCCCACCACTCCGGCCGCCATTGCCTCCACTCTGCCCACGCTGGATTATCAGGAGCAGCAGTGCACTGGCTCTAACATCTATAGCGGTAACACGCTCTCCGGCTATGCCTGCGATGCCATCCCGGCCATCATTGGCAACTACAACATCAATAACGTTCTGCCCTATACCGAAAACTGGACCCTCGATTTCCAGTGGCAGCCGACCAACACCACATCCGTTGATATCGCCTATGTCGGCAACCGCGGCAAGCACGAGGTGGTTCCCATTCCGTTCAACGAGCCGGGAATCGCCACGCCGAACAACCCCATCAACGGGCAGGACTACTCCTACGGCGTTGAAACGATGAGCACCCAGACGAATCCTGCGGATCCGAACGGAGCTCCATACTTCAACAAGTACGAGCCTTATGACACGTTCAGCGGCGGCAACGTCGATCTGCGCGTGCCTTATGTTGGCTACGATCCCAACTCTGCCTCCTTTGAATCGCGCGCTATTTCCTCGTATGACGCCCTCCAGGCGCACATCGAGGAGCGTATGTCGCACGGCTTCCAGGCAGGGCTCTCCTACACCTGGTCACATACTCTAGACGAGCAGAGCGACGTGGGCCTCTTCTTTACCGGCGACAACCCGAAAGATCTGCGCAGCTCCTATGCGGACGCCGACTTTGACCGCACCAACGTCATTACCTTCAACTACGTCTACCAGGTGCCTGATCTGGTCAAGAGCATGCGCAACCCCTTGCACTTCATCACCAATGGATGGTCTTTGCAGGGCATCGTCATCGCGCAGAGTGGTCAGCCGTTCAGTGTTTATGATTTCTCGGGTGCCGTCGGCAACGAATACTTTGGCGGCAACATTTACCTCATGAACCCCGTGTTGCCCCTCAAGCCGGGCATTCGTCCCCGTCAGGCTGAGACCGGCTACAACGGTGCTCAGGCTCAGGTGGATTCGAGCAAGGCATCCCTCAACGCCTCTGATTTCGAGATTCCCCTCATCACTCCGGGCGAGCAGGGTACCCCGCCTTGCGATACCACCACGGCGGGCGGCAATGCCGGTCCTGGCGGTGGTCCCCTCTGCGACGTCTTTGAAACCGGCTTTGTTCCTGGACAGCGCAATATCTTCCGTCAGTCCTCGCAGCGCCGTGCCGATCTGACCATCCAGAAGGAGTTCAAGTTCCGTGAACGCTACAACCTGCAGTACCAGTTCCAAATCTTCAACCTGACGAACACGCCCAGCTTCGATATTCCGCAAAACAATATCACCCTGGCGTCCACTTACCTTGAGCTCCTGGGTCCCGGCGACTCAAACTACGCCAATGGCACGCAGGTCCAGCCCTACCAAAGCAATACGGTGGTCACGCCTGGCTCGCCGACCGGCAACGCAACCTGTCAAGGCAGCTCCCAGAACTGTGCCTATGAGCTTTACACGGCGCCAGGTCCGGGAGTCAGCAATCTCGGTTACGTCACCAGCACCATCGGCAGTAATCGTGTGATTGAGATGGCGCTCCACCTCACCTTCTAA
- a CDS encoding RNA methyltransferase: MTLPPASPAIAVVLVRTRNPLNIGAAARAMINFGFHDLRVVEPFDLAWQEARSAVGAASILASARECSTLADAVADCTCVLGTSAIGDRQPLQPIVDLPAALPWLAQRVAGRIALVFGQEKHGLTNHDLSHCDAILRIPTLPEQASMNLGQAVAVCLYEFARSGHAPTATEAPKAAPAADLERLTASLHRLLCISGYIKPIAAQGALLEARALIHRLTLNREDTHLLTGMLAKIERKLAR, encoded by the coding sequence ATGACCTTGCCTCCGGCCAGCCCCGCCATTGCGGTGGTGTTGGTCCGTACTCGCAACCCGCTCAACATCGGCGCCGCCGCGCGCGCCATGATCAACTTCGGCTTTCATGATCTTCGCGTCGTCGAGCCCTTTGATCTTGCCTGGCAAGAGGCCCGTTCCGCTGTCGGAGCCGCCTCCATTCTGGCCTCAGCACGCGAGTGCTCCACCCTCGCCGATGCCGTGGCAGACTGCACCTGCGTGCTCGGCACCTCCGCCATCGGAGACCGCCAACCCCTGCAGCCCATCGTCGATCTCCCTGCCGCGCTCCCCTGGCTCGCCCAGCGCGTGGCCGGCCGCATCGCGCTCGTCTTCGGGCAGGAGAAGCACGGCCTCACCAACCACGACCTCAGCCATTGCGACGCCATTCTGCGCATTCCCACGCTGCCCGAGCAGGCGTCCATGAATCTCGGCCAGGCCGTCGCTGTCTGCCTCTATGAATTCGCACGCTCCGGCCACGCCCCCACGGCCACGGAAGCTCCCAAAGCGGCTCCCGCCGCCGATCTGGAGCGCCTCACGGCTTCGCTGCATCGCTTATTGTGCATTTCCGGTTACATAAAGCCCATCGCTGCCCAGGGAGCGCTCCTTGAGGCTCGTGCCCTAATCCATCGGCTCACTCTCAACAGGGAAGACACCCACCTTCTCACCGGAATGCTGGCAAAAATCGAGCGAAAGCTCGCCCGCTAG
- a CDS encoding outer membrane beta-barrel protein, with amino-acid sequence MERKSISPVLSSVLLRCLATLALLCALAGSSQARAQVAESAVGGNQKISAGVLGSAFENNYGNRRLAGFSAFIDVDLNRHYGIEGEGSWLHWHQRDKVYIDTYLAGPRYQFNYIGRFRPYAKFLIGDGKFNFPYNYGYGNYFDMAPGAGVDFRLTPRIDWRMADFEYQIWPGFTFGTLHNYGISSGIRVRLF; translated from the coding sequence ATGGAACGGAAATCCATCTCTCCCGTCCTCTCTTCTGTCCTGTTGCGTTGCCTCGCCACGCTGGCGCTGCTTTGTGCCCTCGCAGGCTCCAGCCAGGCCCGCGCGCAGGTCGCAGAATCCGCCGTCGGCGGCAACCAGAAAATCAGCGCTGGCGTCCTTGGTTCGGCCTTTGAGAACAACTACGGCAACCGCCGCCTCGCCGGGTTCAGCGCCTTCATTGACGTGGATCTCAATCGCCATTACGGCATCGAGGGCGAAGGCTCATGGCTGCACTGGCACCAGCGCGACAAGGTATACATCGACACATACCTCGCGGGGCCGCGCTACCAGTTCAACTACATTGGCCGATTCCGCCCCTATGCCAAATTTCTGATCGGTGACGGAAAGTTCAACTTTCCCTACAACTACGGCTACGGCAATTACTTTGATATGGCCCCGGGTGCAGGCGTCGATTTCCGCCTCACGCCTCGCATTGACTGGCGAATGGCCGACTTCGAATATCAAATCTGGCCCGGCTTCACCTTCGGCACGCTCCACAACTACGGCATCAGTTCCGGCATACGCGTGCGGCTCTTCTGA
- a CDS encoding DUF2076 domain-containing protein encodes MTQQEAQMLQQLVQQVEATQLNEKDPAAEALLKDTLGRDPDALYKLAQTVLVQDIALHQAQARIRDLIAQQQAPVSGTPQPARSSSFLGGVLPQQPAAVPSSGTPAYQPVNAPPPAPYPSQYGYQNPYPAQPSYVAPPSAGSSFLRSAATTAAGVAAGALAFEGIESIFHHGMGFGSPFGFGGGAPVEETVINNNYYDDPNAGGFAGQDMQPQGAFDGGTGSGLDTGFDQGFDGGSFDDGGFDNNDDLL; translated from the coding sequence ATGACTCAGCAGGAAGCCCAGATGTTGCAGCAGCTCGTGCAGCAAGTGGAAGCCACGCAGCTTAACGAGAAAGATCCCGCCGCCGAAGCGCTCCTCAAAGACACCCTCGGCCGCGATCCCGACGCGCTCTACAAGCTCGCTCAAACCGTGCTCGTGCAAGACATCGCCCTGCATCAGGCCCAGGCCAGAATTCGGGATCTCATCGCCCAGCAGCAGGCCCCTGTCAGCGGAACGCCCCAGCCCGCGCGCTCCAGCAGCTTTCTTGGCGGAGTCCTGCCCCAACAGCCCGCAGCCGTCCCATCTTCCGGCACTCCGGCCTACCAGCCCGTCAACGCGCCGCCTCCGGCGCCATATCCCAGCCAATACGGCTATCAGAATCCCTACCCCGCGCAACCCTCTTACGTCGCTCCACCCAGCGCGGGCAGCAGCTTCCTGCGCTCCGCCGCCACAACCGCTGCCGGAGTTGCCGCGGGCGCGCTTGCCTTCGAGGGCATCGAGTCCATTTTTCATCACGGCATGGGCTTCGGCTCGCCATTTGGATTCGGCGGCGGTGCGCCGGTCGAAGAAACCGTCATCAACAATAACTACTACGACGATCCCAACGCTGGTGGCTTCGCCGGGCAGGACATGCAACCGCAGGGGGCTTTTGACGGTGGAACTGGTTCTGGCCTCGACACCGGCTTCGATCAGGGGTTTGATGGCGGCAGCTTTGACGACGGAGGATTCGACAACAACGACGATCTCCTTTGA
- a CDS encoding thiazole synthase, producing MEPLVIAGRAFQSRLIVGTGKYKDGAETQRAIEASGAEMVTVAVRRVNLDRSKESLLDFIDPKRYFLLPNTAGCYTAEEAIRAARLGREVGLSDWVKIEVIGDQATLYPDVQATLEATRVLVKEGFTVLPYTSDDVVFAKRLIDAGASAVMPLAAPIGSGLGIQNRATLQILREVITEVPLIVDAGVGTASDAALAMEMGADGVLMNTAIAAAANPILMAEAMQHAILAGRQAFVAGRMPRKLYATASSPLEGISK from the coding sequence ATGGAACCATTGGTCATCGCAGGGCGGGCCTTTCAGTCACGCCTGATTGTCGGCACTGGCAAGTACAAGGACGGCGCGGAAACGCAGCGCGCCATTGAGGCCTCCGGCGCGGAGATGGTCACCGTCGCCGTGCGCCGCGTCAACCTCGACCGCTCCAAAGAGTCGCTTCTCGACTTCATCGATCCCAAGCGCTACTTCCTCCTGCCCAACACCGCTGGCTGCTACACCGCTGAGGAAGCCATTCGCGCCGCGCGCCTCGGCAGGGAAGTCGGCCTCTCCGATTGGGTCAAGATCGAGGTCATCGGTGACCAGGCCACGCTTTATCCTGACGTGCAAGCCACGCTCGAGGCCACGCGCGTGCTGGTCAAAGAGGGCTTCACCGTGCTGCCCTACACCTCAGACGATGTTGTCTTCGCCAAGCGGCTCATCGATGCCGGAGCCTCGGCAGTCATGCCCCTCGCCGCGCCCATCGGTTCTGGCTTAGGCATTCAGAATCGCGCCACGCTCCAGATTCTGCGCGAGGTCATCACCGAAGTGCCCCTCATTGTCGATGCCGGCGTCGGCACCGCTTCTGACGCGGCACTCGCCATGGAAATGGGTGCCGACGGCGTGCTCATGAACACCGCCATCGCCGCCGCCGCCAATCCCATCCTCATGGCAGAGGCCATGCAGCACGCCATCCTCGCTGGCCGTCAGGCCTTCGTCGCAGGACGCATGCCGCGCAAGCTCTACGCCACCGCCAGTTCGCCCCTTGAGGGCATCTCCAAATAA